TTGGTTGTACCGCCAAGTACCGTCCACCAAAAGTAGCAGCAGACTTAGTACTAATTAGTAGTCAATTGTTGGATGAAGGCGCAGTCGAAGACCTACCAGGAAATCCGAAGTTAATTTACGAACCCGGAGTTTACGAGTTCAAAGGCATCAAGTTTCAAGGAATTGCTATTCCCCACGATCGTAAAGGTGGCAAGCAGTTCGGTACAAATGCTGCTTGGCAATGGCAGCAAGCAGGAATTAATATTCTCCACTTAGGGGGAGCAGCTGCACCTATTACCATTGAGCAAAAAATCCTTATTGGTCGTCCTGATGTGGCATTAGTTCCCGTAGGTGGTGGTGCTAAAGCTTATAATGCCCAAGAAGCAAAGCAGGCAATTCAAACCATTAATCCTAAGCTAATCATTCCTACTCATTATCGTACCCAAGCCGCAGATGAAGCTACCTGCGATATTTCTCCTTTGGATAATTTTTTAACGGTGATGAATGGAATGACTGTACGTCGCAGCAACAGCGACACAATTAGTATTAGCCGTGGTAATTTACCGGAAAATGGAGCGATACAAGTTTTAAGTTACAAGTTTTAGATGAAATTTGAGGGCAGGCTTCTAGCCTGCCTTTTAAGTTTTTGACTGTGGGGTCTAAAGAGGGTGATCAGGAGCATCCCTATTTTTAAACAATACTGGAATTTCCTGGCAAGATTGTAAACATAATATCTCTCAAATACCCCACTCCAAGTCCATATATTTAGCTCTCAAGGTTTGGCAACACTATTAATATTGGTATTGAGAGATTCTAATGCTGCTAACACTTTATCTTTATTTGGTGCAGAGGCTTTCAAATCTCCTTTAATTTTATCCGCCTCATCTTCAATTGCATTGTAGGTTTTAGAAGATTTCTTTTTCACTCCGTCCTCAACCTTTGACCAAGAATCCTCAAATTTGTCAAACTCTTGTTTGGCTTTAGTAAAATCCCCAGCCTTAACAGCTGTTTGGGTATTGGAGACAATGGCTAACAAGCTTTTAAAGTTGTTGTCTTTGACGGTAGTAGTAGCAGTTTTTTTAGATATAGCACTTGCAGGTGTGGAAGTTGCTGTAGGTGATGTCTGCGTAGTGGATTGTTCAGCATTGTTGCATCCGACTAAGAACGACATACTTATTGTGGTAATAAGCAAAACTTGATTAAAACGGTGCATCAAAAACTCCTTAGCAGAAGTATTATAGGTATCGTTAATTCGGTACTTGGTATTAATGATCAGATAACAAGTAAAAATATCACCTTTTCTTTAGAAAGCACGATCACTAAGCAGTACCTGATTGAAGTATTAAGACTATAAAGCTAACAAAGCCCTAAATAACTAAAATTTTTACTAAGATTTTTGCTTTCTTTCCCAGTTGTGTTTTTGTGAACAGACCTCAATTTTTCAACATAAATTTTAGGTTAATATTTAATAAGGTTGATTTTTGCGATTATAGTAAATTTTATTAGTTAATTTTTCTCAAAAACCACTATGAAACGTTTATTTCGTAAATATCACCGTACTCTCGCGCTCATTATTGCTTTGCCATTGATTTTAACTGCACTGACAGGAATGCTAACAACTGTTATTAGAGAGTGGCCTGTTAATACAGGGCTTTCATCTAGTTTGATTTTAAGTATCCATACAGGCGAAATATTTCATCTTCAAGCAATCTATCCCATGTTGAATGGATTAGGAATTATTGGGTTGGTAGTTACGGGTTTGAGTATGTCTGGTCTATTTGCTCAGAAGAAACAAAAATCTTAGTAGGAACAAAAAGTAAATTTTGATAATTTTTAGTTAATAATTTGTAACTTATATAAAAAACTCTTCTGCTGAAGTGCGATCGCGTTTTTGATCTATCATTCCTGGTGGTAGCTGACAACCAGTAGAATCTGAATCCGTTAACCGAACACTTGCGGCCAAGTCTTAATTAAGAAAAATACAACTGCTGCGATCGCTAATACTCCTTGAAGTAAATTTCCCACCACCGTACCAACTACAATTCCTACACCGGCTTTTACTGCTAAGATTAAATTCCTTCGGTAGATAAACTCACCAATTATTGCTCCTACAAGAGGGCCAAACAGCATCCCTAAAAGTGGGCCTCCTACAGGCAAAGTCGGTAACAATCCTAAAAACCCAGCTACTAAACCGACAATTGCACCGATTTGTCCCCATTTACTAGCGCCTGCTTTTTTTGCACCCAAATAACCAGCCAATAAATCTACGCTAATACTCAGAACTAAAACAATAGCTGTAACAATCAATGGTGTGCTGATAGCAGCAAAAGAACCTTTGACAAATCCCCAGATAATAATAGCTATTAAGATTAAGCTAGCACCTGGCAAAGCAGGAACCACAGAGCCAATAATACCTACAATCATCAAGGCAACTAGTAATAAATAGACGATTTGCATAATTGGTAATTGGTAATGGTTAGTGTTTAGTACAGACGCGATGTTCCTCGCGTCTGTACATTAGTGGTTAGTGGT
Above is a genomic segment from Fischerella sp. JS2 containing:
- a CDS encoding MBL fold metallo-hydrolase translates to MKRRQLMGYAGAGLVTTLVTSLGSHLQANAQSSGSLSVQWLGHTCFLFTGDGTKILVNPFRTIGCTAKYRPPKVAADLVLISSQLLDEGAVEDLPGNPKLIYEPGVYEFKGIKFQGIAIPHDRKGGKQFGTNAAWQWQQAGINILHLGGAAAPITIEQKILIGRPDVALVPVGGGAKAYNAQEAKQAIQTINPKLIIPTHYRTQAADEATCDISPLDNFLTVMNGMTVRRSNSDTISISRGNLPENGAIQVLSYKF
- a CDS encoding DUF4363 domain-containing protein, translating into MHRFNQVLLITTISMSFLVGCNNAEQSTTQTSPTATSTPASAISKKTATTTVKDNNFKSLLAIVSNTQTAVKAGDFTKAKQEFDKFEDSWSKVEDGVKKKSSKTYNAIEDEADKIKGDLKASAPNKDKVLAALESLNTNINSVAKP
- a CDS encoding peptidase, which gives rise to MKRLFRKYHRTLALIIALPLILTALTGMLTTVIREWPVNTGLSSSLILSIHTGEIFHLQAIYPMLNGLGIIGLVVTGLSMSGLFAQKKQKS
- a CDS encoding DUF456 domain-containing protein; translation: MQIVYLLLVALMIVGIIGSVVPALPGASLILIAIIIWGFVKGSFAAISTPLIVTAIVLVLSISVDLLAGYLGAKKAGASKWGQIGAIVGLVAGFLGLLPTLPVGGPLLGMLFGPLVGAIIGEFIYRRNLILAVKAGVGIVVGTVVGNLLQGVLAIAAVVFFLIKTWPQVFG